The Lichenihabitans psoromatis genome contains a region encoding:
- a CDS encoding DUF2793 domain-containing protein, with the protein MSQTPNLHLPFLDANQNQKTVTHNAALSILDALVQCAIRSATFTAPPAAPGDGQCWIVASGGTGLWAGHDLNVAAWQDGAWAFYPPGPGTLAYNVATSVPLIWTGAAWVPLGSALGPLQLASLGIGTAPDAGNPLSATLNNILLNALGTGSSGSGDLRVKLNKQAAGNTASFLFQDGFSGRAEIGLTGDDDFHFKVSADGSTFRDGLKITAATGALTPIAYAVAALPAGTLGAMIFVTNARKIGEAAGAGTGTMAVFSGGAWRRLSDDSAVAA; encoded by the coding sequence GTGAGCCAGACCCCCAACCTGCATCTGCCGTTTCTCGACGCCAACCAGAACCAGAAGACCGTGACGCATAATGCCGCCCTGAGCATTCTTGATGCTTTGGTCCAATGCGCGATCCGCAGCGCCACCTTCACGGCCCCGCCCGCCGCGCCCGGCGATGGGCAATGCTGGATCGTCGCCAGCGGCGGCACCGGCCTGTGGGCCGGCCACGACCTCAATGTTGCGGCCTGGCAGGACGGCGCCTGGGCCTTCTACCCGCCCGGCCCCGGCACCCTGGCCTATAATGTGGCGACGTCGGTGCCGCTGATCTGGACCGGGGCCGCCTGGGTGCCGCTCGGCAGCGCGCTCGGGCCGCTGCAACTCGCCTCCCTCGGCATCGGCACCGCGCCCGATGCCGGCAACCCGCTGTCGGCGACGCTGAACAACATCCTGCTGAACGCGCTCGGCACCGGATCGAGCGGCAGCGGCGATCTCCGCGTCAAGCTCAACAAGCAGGCGGCCGGCAACACCGCCTCCTTCCTGTTCCAGGACGGTTTCTCGGGCCGGGCCGAGATCGGCCTGACTGGCGACGACGACTTCCACTTCAAGGTCTCGGCCGACGGCTCGACCTTCCGCGACGGGCTCAAGATCACGGCCGCGACCGGCGCCCTGACGCCGATCGCCTATGCGGTCGCGGCGCTGCCGGCCGGCACCCTCGGTGCCATGATCTTCGTCACCAACGCCCGCAAGATCGGCGAGGCGGCCGGCGCCGGCACCGGCACCATGGCGGTCTTCTCGGG